From the genome of Mycetocola spongiae, one region includes:
- a CDS encoding ThuA domain-containing protein: protein MTSVTKSALVVRGGWDGHQPVEATDLFIPFLEENGYSVRVEESTAVYADADYMAGVDLILQCNTMTTIEKAEFEGLRAAVEAGTGLGGWHGGIADSYRNNSDYLHLIGGQFACHPGKSPEELTGEQADNYMPHTINILPEASEHPIVAGLSDFDLISEQYWVLTDDYIDVLATTTQAVRPWDAWNRPVTSPAIWTRSWGKGRIFVSTPGHRVEILEDPNVRTIIERGLLWASR, encoded by the coding sequence ATGACCTCGGTCACCAAATCCGCGCTGGTTGTGCGCGGCGGCTGGGACGGACATCAGCCCGTCGAAGCCACCGATCTATTCATCCCGTTCCTGGAGGAAAACGGCTATAGCGTGCGGGTGGAGGAGTCCACCGCCGTCTATGCCGATGCCGACTATATGGCGGGCGTGGACCTGATCCTGCAGTGCAACACCATGACCACGATCGAAAAGGCCGAGTTTGAGGGCCTGCGGGCGGCCGTGGAGGCCGGTACCGGCCTGGGCGGCTGGCACGGGGGAATCGCCGATTCCTACCGCAATAACTCCGATTACCTGCACCTGATCGGTGGCCAGTTTGCGTGCCACCCCGGGAAGTCCCCCGAGGAGCTCACGGGCGAGCAGGCGGATAACTATATGCCGCATACGATCAATATCCTGCCCGAGGCGAGTGAGCACCCGATCGTGGCCGGCCTCTCGGATTTTGATCTTATCAGCGAGCAGTACTGGGTACTGACCGATGACTATATCGACGTGCTGGCGACCACCACGCAGGCCGTGCGTCCCTGGGATGCCTGGAACCGCCCGGTGACCTCCCCCGCGATCTGGACGCGTTCCTGGGGCAAGGGACGCATCTTCGTCTCGACCCCGGGGCACCGCGTGGAGATCCTCGAGGACCCCAATGTGCGCACGATCATCGAGCGTGGCCTGCTGTGGGCGAGCCGCTGA
- a CDS encoding Gfo/Idh/MocA family protein gives MGAPLRVGMVGAGAIAQQYLNTFPHLDHVTLVAVADLDHERAETVARSVDETIPGVRALGVDELIADPDVDIVLNLTIPRAHAPIALQAIAAGKHVYGEKPLTATVAEGVEVLAAAQAAGVRVGCAPDTVLGTGVQTARRAVDDGLIGRPISASATMVTPGHERWHPNPDFYYVPGGGPLLDMGPYYVTALVTLLGPVVSVIGAASHTRSEREIKTGPRAGEKIPVTTDSHVTGILTHASGALSTLFMSFDAAATRSSNIEVHGENASLIVPDPNHFAGDVSIREIGAEDWSVLPVSAGYVDASRGVGLEDLAVAAAENRPHRAGAELALHALEIMESVLLSAQSGTGVSIASTVERPEAVDLNTSVSPAPVASA, from the coding sequence ATGGGCGCGCCGCTGCGCGTGGGTATGGTGGGCGCGGGAGCCATCGCCCAGCAGTATCTGAACACGTTCCCGCACCTGGATCACGTCACGCTTGTGGCCGTGGCCGACCTGGATCACGAACGGGCCGAGACCGTGGCCCGCTCGGTGGATGAGACCATCCCCGGCGTGCGCGCACTCGGCGTGGACGAGCTGATCGCCGATCCCGATGTGGACATCGTGCTGAACCTTACGATTCCGCGCGCCCACGCCCCGATCGCCCTGCAGGCGATTGCCGCGGGCAAGCACGTCTATGGCGAAAAGCCGCTCACGGCCACCGTGGCCGAGGGCGTTGAGGTGCTCGCCGCGGCGCAGGCCGCGGGGGTGCGCGTGGGATGCGCCCCGGATACCGTGCTGGGTACCGGTGTGCAGACCGCCCGCCGGGCGGTGGATGACGGCCTGATCGGTCGCCCGATCTCCGCCTCGGCCACGATGGTCACCCCCGGCCACGAACGCTGGCACCCCAACCCGGACTTTTATTATGTGCCCGGCGGCGGCCCGCTGCTGGACATGGGCCCGTATTATGTCACCGCCCTGGTGACCCTGCTGGGTCCCGTGGTCTCGGTGATCGGCGCGGCCAGCCATACCCGCAGCGAGCGCGAGATCAAAACCGGTCCGCGCGCGGGCGAGAAGATTCCGGTGACCACAGATTCCCATGTCACGGGCATCCTCACCCACGCCTCGGGTGCGCTCTCGACGCTGTTTATGAGCTTCGATGCGGCCGCGACCCGCTCCTCAAATATCGAGGTGCACGGGGAAAATGCCTCGCTCATCGTGCCCGATCCCAACCATTTTGCGGGGGATGTCTCGATCCGCGAGATCGGTGCCGAGGACTGGAGTGTGCTGCCGGTCTCGGCCGGTTATGTGGACGCCTCGCGCGGGGTGGGCCTCGAGGATCTCGCGGTGGCCGCGGCCGAGAACCGCCCGCACCGGGCCGGTGCCGAGCTGGCCCTACACGCCCTGGAAATCATGGAATCGGTGCTTCTCTCGGCCCAGTCAGGTACGGGCGTGAGCATCGCCTCCACGGTCGAGCGCCCGGAGGCCGTGGACCTGAATACCTCGGTATCCCCGGCCCCGGTGGCCTCCGCCTAG
- a CDS encoding GntR family transcriptional regulator — protein MMQPLLPQRPVGLGNQIADVLRRQIVTQERAAGSLLVEEKLAADFSVSRGPIRDAIRILTQEGLVTTAGRSASVVGLHAGDIDELFTLRTSLEQLAMKTALRDNAAGLAAALEQALAAMTAAVTAGDPDAFTRADLQFHSASFAASGHRRLGDVWSQYQPTIENLLLVANLDHVDLAPSLQSHLELRDLIAAGSPDLVCSEIETHLNNSRVRVRREYAD, from the coding sequence ATGATGCAACCTCTGCTCCCGCAGCGGCCCGTAGGACTCGGCAACCAGATCGCCGATGTGCTCCGCCGACAGATCGTCACCCAGGAACGCGCCGCCGGCTCGCTGCTGGTTGAGGAAAAACTCGCGGCCGATTTTTCGGTCAGCCGCGGCCCCATCCGCGATGCCATCCGCATCCTCACCCAGGAGGGCCTCGTGACCACCGCCGGGCGCAGCGCCAGCGTCGTGGGCCTGCACGCCGGGGATATCGACGAGCTATTCACGCTGCGCACCTCGCTGGAGCAGCTGGCCATGAAAACCGCGCTGCGCGATAACGCGGCCGGGCTCGCCGCGGCCCTCGAACAGGCCCTCGCCGCGATGACCGCCGCGGTGACCGCCGGGGACCCCGACGCGTTCACCCGCGCCGACCTCCAGTTCCACAGCGCCTCCTTCGCCGCGAGTGGCCACCGCCGCCTCGGCGATGTCTGGTCGCAATATCAGCCCACGATCGAAAACCTCCTGCTGGTGGCCAACCTCGACCACGTGGACCTGGCCCCCTCCCTGCAGAGCCACCTCGAGCTGCGCGACCTGATCGCCGCGGGCTCCCCCGACCTGGTGTGTTCCGAGATCGAGACCCACCTCAATAACTCTCGCGTGCGCGTGCGCCGCGAGTACGCCGACTAA
- a CDS encoding tripartite tricarboxylate transporter substrate binding protein: MKGISLMKIMKPLSLVAIAALALTASGCANRGGETTSSEDFPAKTITMIVPYQAGGASDLSARTLAKEMEETLGQSIVVENRTGGAGSVGLTYLSARPADGYTIGYLPVETVMLGHQGYDLDPAAFDVLGQIVSVPATIAVRADSPYQSLQDLLDAAKANPGGVTVSNSGAGSIWQAATTALNEAAGVELKPVPFDGGAPAVTAAVGGQVDAVAAGISETSVAAADGRLRVLAILDASTSEALPGVKTAQDLGTDVVIGGWGAIGAPAGLPEDVKKKLVEAVKSAAQSEAFTAVIDKSGNLPVYTAPAEFLTFYNAEASRFATLFAEK, encoded by the coding sequence GTGAAAGGTATTTCCCTCATGAAGATCATGAAGCCCCTGTCCCTCGTGGCCATCGCCGCGCTCGCCCTGACCGCAAGCGGCTGCGCCAACCGCGGCGGCGAGACCACCTCCTCCGAGGACTTCCCCGCCAAAACCATCACGATGATCGTTCCCTATCAGGCCGGAGGCGCCTCCGATCTCTCGGCCCGCACCCTGGCCAAGGAGATGGAGGAAACCCTCGGTCAGTCCATCGTGGTCGAGAACCGCACCGGCGGCGCCGGCTCGGTGGGCCTCACCTATCTCTCGGCACGCCCCGCCGACGGATATACCATCGGCTATCTGCCGGTGGAGACCGTGATGCTCGGCCACCAGGGTTATGACCTGGACCCCGCCGCATTTGATGTGCTGGGCCAGATTGTGTCGGTCCCGGCCACGATCGCCGTGCGCGCCGATAGCCCGTATCAGTCCCTGCAGGACCTGCTGGACGCGGCCAAGGCAAACCCGGGCGGCGTGACCGTATCCAACTCCGGCGCCGGATCGATCTGGCAGGCAGCCACCACCGCCCTGAACGAGGCCGCGGGTGTGGAACTTAAGCCCGTTCCCTTCGACGGTGGAGCCCCCGCCGTGACCGCCGCCGTGGGTGGACAGGTGGATGCCGTGGCCGCCGGAATCTCCGAGACCAGCGTGGCCGCAGCCGATGGCCGCCTGCGCGTACTTGCGATCCTTGATGCCAGCACCAGCGAGGCCCTGCCCGGCGTGAAGACCGCCCAGGACCTCGGCACCGACGTGGTCATCGGCGGCTGGGGAGCCATCGGCGCCCCCGCCGGACTGCCCGAGGACGTCAAGAAGAAGCTCGTGGAGGCGGTTAAGAGCGCGGCCCAGTCCGAGGCCTTCACCGCCGTGATCGATAAGTCCGGAAACCTCCCGGTATATACCGCTCCCGCCGAGTTCCTGACCTTCTACAACGCCGAGGCCTCGCGCTTCGCTACCCTCTTCGCCGAGAAGTAG
- a CDS encoding tripartite tricarboxylate transporter TctB family protein yields MTSPIVTERAPEAGAQESLLRRLIGPVAGILAGLALLALTLTVAEPKIPTGLSPRWWPQMLGILLTLLSIGVTIKEVVAPGAPDSDIEEPTRLGVIRVISFLATIAVYGVLWYFIAFPIATFILFAAMVWVLGERGWKALLLFPAVATGVLYVLFGLLLKVPL; encoded by the coding sequence ATGACCTCCCCCATTGTCACCGAACGGGCCCCCGAGGCCGGCGCACAGGAATCCCTGCTGCGCCGGCTCATCGGTCCCGTGGCCGGCATCCTCGCCGGTCTTGCCCTCCTCGCGCTGACCCTCACGGTGGCCGAGCCGAAGATCCCCACCGGGCTCAGCCCGCGCTGGTGGCCCCAGATGCTGGGCATCCTGCTCACGCTGCTGAGCATCGGGGTGACCATTAAAGAAGTGGTGGCCCCCGGTGCCCCCGATTCCGATATCGAGGAGCCCACCCGCCTCGGAGTGATCCGGGTTATCTCCTTCCTCGCCACCATCGCCGTCTACGGCGTGCTGTGGTACTTCATCGCCTTCCCCATCGCCACGTTTATTCTCTTCGCCGCGATGGTCTGGGTCCTCGGCGAGCGCGGCTGGAAGGCCCTGCTGCTCTTCCCCGCCGTGGCCACGGGCGTACTCTATGTCCTGTTTGGTCTTCTCCTGAAGGTGCCACTATGA
- a CDS encoding tripartite tricarboxylate transporter permease has protein sequence MNAVAEGLGQIADPFVLLCILIGSLVGMLVGAFPGITATMSVALASSFTLTMDPIPGIAVLLTIYVAANFGDRIPAILVNTPGTPASIATTFDGYPMAKKGLAGVALTTSAFASAIGTLCGLILLVFAAVPLAKVALKFGPAEMFALVVFGLTMMVGVSGGKIGKGLIAGALGLALASVGRDPITGTDRFTFGQVELSDGIPFIAAIIGLFGIADVFDQMLTHRPETFTAIKNFGRWWPNRAEVKQMVKPTAVGVGVGSVVGIVPAAGGDIAGIMSWAAAKKASKTPEEFGKGSLEGLTASDTASNATLGPSVTTTLALGIPGDSVMAVLIGSLIVWGIQPGPALFTTRPDMVYTIAGIMAIATVLTLALSLLRLRGVTKLLELKPAFLWTVIIVFCMVGTFAVNNSVFDVGIMLVFGLVGLFLRRNGFPAGPVVLGLILGKLAEGNLRRSLEIGGIENILTSPIAMSILIFSVLAITVPPLLARRKARRLARTTVSV, from the coding sequence ATGAATGCCGTTGCCGAGGGTCTGGGCCAGATCGCCGACCCCTTTGTTCTGCTCTGTATCCTGATCGGCTCTCTCGTGGGAATGCTCGTGGGAGCCTTCCCCGGGATCACCGCCACGATGTCGGTGGCGCTGGCCTCCAGCTTCACCCTTACGATGGATCCGATCCCCGGCATCGCCGTGCTGCTGACCATCTATGTTGCGGCGAATTTTGGCGATCGCATCCCCGCGATCCTCGTTAATACCCCCGGTACCCCCGCCTCGATTGCCACCACATTTGATGGTTACCCGATGGCAAAGAAGGGCCTCGCCGGGGTGGCCCTGACCACCAGTGCGTTTGCCTCGGCCATCGGCACCCTGTGCGGCCTGATCCTGCTGGTATTTGCCGCCGTCCCCCTCGCCAAGGTGGCCCTGAAATTTGGGCCCGCCGAGATGTTTGCGCTGGTGGTCTTTGGACTCACCATGATGGTGGGTGTCTCGGGTGGCAAGATCGGCAAGGGCCTGATCGCCGGAGCCCTCGGCCTGGCCCTGGCCAGCGTGGGCCGGGATCCGATCACCGGAACCGACCGTTTCACATTTGGCCAGGTGGAGCTGAGCGATGGTATCCCCTTCATCGCCGCGATCATCGGCCTCTTTGGCATCGCCGATGTTTTTGATCAGATGCTCACCCATCGCCCCGAGACCTTCACCGCGATTAAGAACTTCGGCCGCTGGTGGCCCAACCGGGCCGAGGTAAAGCAGATGGTCAAGCCCACCGCCGTGGGTGTGGGCGTGGGCAGCGTGGTGGGTATTGTGCCCGCCGCCGGCGGAGACATCGCCGGAATCATGTCCTGGGCCGCCGCCAAAAAGGCCTCCAAGACCCCGGAGGAATTTGGCAAGGGCTCGCTCGAGGGCCTCACCGCCTCCGATACCGCCTCCAATGCCACGCTGGGCCCCTCGGTCACCACCACGCTGGCGCTGGGCATCCCCGGCGATTCGGTCATGGCCGTGCTGATCGGCTCGCTGATCGTCTGGGGCATCCAGCCCGGCCCGGCGCTCTTCACCACCAGGCCCGATATGGTTTATACGATCGCGGGCATCATGGCCATCGCCACGGTCCTCACGCTCGCCCTGAGCCTGCTGCGCCTGCGCGGCGTCACCAAGCTCCTCGAGCTCAAGCCCGCGTTCCTCTGGACCGTCATCATCGTATTCTGCATGGTCGGCACCTTCGCCGTGAATAACAGCGTCTTTGATGTTGGCATCATGCTGGTCTTTGGCCTCGTGGGGCTGTTCCTGCGCCGCAATGGCTTCCCCGCCGGGCCCGTGGTCCTGGGCCTGATCCTGGGCAAGCTCGCCGAGGGAAACCTGCGCCGCTCGCTGGAAATCGGCGGCATCGAAAATATCCTCACCAGCCCCATCGCAATGAGCATCCTCATCTTCAGCGTGCTCGCCATCACCGTTCCGCCGCTCCTGGCCCGCCGCAAGGCCCGCCGACTCGCGCGCACCACCGTCTCCGTTTAA
- a CDS encoding dihydrodipicolinate synthase family protein, which translates to MIAIPATPLVITATPSLFGADESLNLDQTRAHLTWLRESGVDALFPAGTSGEFPSLTDDERLQILDIALEIFPADSVYIHVGAATARQAENLVRSSVARGATRMAAITPFFQPAPADQVVEYYDRLVRAAEGKALIFAYLFEARTSTVSDPSILERLAAVGVAGVKLSGESDESVQRYLDAAPEGFAVFSGNDISFRWLIQAGGHGIVSGVSSAYPEAFRDLRDALIAGEEEAIAHHQERVVEAVRAVRAGSLTHLKAGIEARGFQRSPVRSAVAPTDDADRAAIIALAQRQAG; encoded by the coding sequence ATGATTGCCATTCCCGCAACCCCCCTCGTGATCACCGCCACCCCGTCGCTCTTCGGGGCCGATGAATCCCTGAACCTCGACCAGACCCGTGCCCACCTCACCTGGCTGCGCGAGTCCGGCGTGGACGCGCTCTTTCCCGCCGGCACCTCCGGGGAGTTCCCGAGCCTGACCGATGACGAGCGGCTGCAGATCCTGGATATCGCGCTGGAGATCTTCCCCGCCGATTCCGTATATATCCACGTGGGTGCCGCGACCGCCCGCCAGGCCGAAAACCTCGTGCGCTCCAGCGTGGCCCGCGGCGCCACCCGGATGGCCGCGATCACGCCGTTCTTCCAGCCCGCACCCGCGGATCAGGTGGTGGAATATTATGACCGCCTGGTGCGGGCCGCCGAGGGCAAGGCCCTGATCTTCGCCTATCTCTTTGAGGCACGCACAAGCACGGTATCCGATCCGAGCATCCTGGAGCGCCTCGCGGCCGTGGGCGTGGCCGGGGTGAAGCTCAGCGGGGAATCCGATGAGTCGGTGCAGCGCTATCTTGACGCCGCCCCCGAGGGCTTTGCCGTGTTCTCCGGAAACGATATCTCCTTCCGCTGGCTGATCCAGGCCGGCGGCCACGGCATCGTCTCGGGCGTCTCCTCCGCCTATCCCGAGGCATTCCGCGATCTGCGCGATGCCCTCATCGCGGGCGAGGAGGAGGCCATCGCACACCACCAGGAGCGCGTGGTCGAGGCCGTGCGCGCCGTGCGCGCGGGCAGCCTCACCCACCTCAAGGCCGGAATCGAGGCGCGCGGATTCCAGCGCAGCCCCGTGCGCTCGGCCGTGGCCCCCACCGACGATGCCGACCGCGCCGCGATCATCGCGCTTGCGCAGCGCCAGGCCGGATAG
- a CDS encoding dihydroxyacetone kinase family protein yields MTMRKIINDPQVFVDEVMEGIFLAYPDQVRPATADRRTLIRADAPAAGRVGIVTGGGSGHLPFFLGYVGRGLCSAVAIGNVFSSPSSAQVYAASRAVSGDAGLLYLYGNYGGDVYNFDLAADLCRAEGIEVATVLGTDDILSAPPERAASRRGVAGLVLVYKVAGAAADRLWPLAEVTRVTQKASDATRTMGVGLSPTILPAAGEATFTLEPGEMEIGIGIHGEQGTHRGPLETADQITDRFLAEISRELDLVAGARVAVLLNGLGSTPLEELYVMYRRVHRELEARGVSIVRRYVGEYVTSLEMAGASLSIMLLDEELEELIEDPASSPFFRQGSVDESTTAPAPAEVPELAPLAPAVRGTGVPSVARALLLATLPGMAAHTEELRELDAALGDGDLGITVGSGSAAILAALEALPEDADEAGVIRTAAVAFATANPSTFAALVGGGLMGGADVLEPGTPLDASAAARFLNAVFNRISERGGAVLGDKTFLDVLHPLIAVLAGATPETDLPGALRSAAAEAVTRTTALQSARGRAAWQGERTVGRRDPGGVAVQRFVEELRLG; encoded by the coding sequence ATGACCATGCGCAAGATCATTAACGACCCGCAGGTTTTTGTGGACGAGGTCATGGAGGGCATCTTCCTCGCCTATCCCGATCAGGTGCGGCCCGCCACCGCGGATCGGCGCACGCTGATCCGCGCGGATGCACCCGCGGCCGGCCGCGTGGGCATCGTGACCGGCGGCGGCTCCGGACACCTGCCGTTTTTCCTCGGCTATGTGGGCCGCGGCCTATGCTCGGCCGTGGCGATCGGAAACGTATTCTCCTCCCCCTCCTCCGCGCAGGTCTATGCGGCCTCGCGCGCGGTATCCGGGGACGCCGGGCTGCTCTACCTATATGGCAATTACGGCGGAGACGTATATAACTTCGACCTCGCCGCGGACCTGTGCCGGGCCGAGGGCATCGAGGTGGCCACGGTGCTGGGCACCGACGATATCCTCTCCGCCCCGCCCGAGAGGGCGGCCTCGCGCCGCGGCGTGGCCGGGCTGGTCCTGGTGTATAAGGTGGCCGGGGCCGCCGCGGATCGCCTCTGGCCGCTGGCCGAGGTGACCCGCGTGACCCAGAAGGCCTCGGATGCCACCCGCACCATGGGCGTGGGGCTCTCCCCCACGATCCTCCCAGCCGCGGGCGAGGCCACGTTCACGCTGGAACCCGGCGAGATGGAGATCGGGATCGGCATCCACGGCGAGCAGGGCACGCATCGCGGGCCGCTGGAAACCGCGGATCAGATCACCGACCGCTTCCTCGCCGAGATTTCCCGCGAGCTGGACCTGGTGGCCGGGGCCCGCGTCGCGGTGCTCCTCAACGGGCTGGGATCCACCCCGCTCGAGGAGCTCTATGTGATGTATCGCCGGGTGCATCGCGAACTTGAGGCGCGCGGGGTGAGCATCGTGCGCCGCTATGTGGGCGAATACGTGACCAGCCTGGAAATGGCGGGGGCCTCGCTCTCGATCATGCTGCTGGATGAGGAGCTGGAGGAGCTGATCGAGGATCCCGCCTCCTCCCCGTTCTTCCGGCAGGGCAGCGTGGATGAGTCCACGACCGCACCCGCCCCCGCGGAGGTGCCCGAGCTGGCACCGCTAGCCCCCGCCGTGCGCGGCACCGGCGTGCCCAGCGTCGCGCGGGCCCTACTGCTCGCGACGCTGCCGGGCATGGCCGCGCATACCGAGGAACTGCGCGAGCTGGACGCAGCCCTGGGCGATGGCGACCTGGGGATCACCGTGGGTTCCGGCAGCGCCGCGATCCTCGCCGCGCTTGAGGCGCTACCCGAGGATGCCGATGAGGCCGGGGTCATTCGCACCGCCGCGGTGGCCTTTGCCACCGCAAACCCGTCCACCTTTGCCGCCCTCGTGGGTGGCGGGCTGATGGGTGGCGCCGATGTGCTCGAGCCCGGGACCCCGCTGGATGCATCCGCCGCCGCGCGCTTCCTCAATGCGGTCTTTAACCGCATCTCGGAGCGTGGTGGGGCCGTGCTCGGGGATAAAACATTCCTGGACGTGCTGCATCCGCTGATCGCGGTGCTCGCCGGGGCCACCCCCGAAACCGATCTACCCGGCGCGCTGCGCTCGGCCGCGGCCGAGGCGGTCACCCGTACCACGGCGCTGCAATCGGCGCGCGGCCGGGCGGCCTGGCAGGGCGAGCGCACCGTGGGTCGGCGCGATCCCGGCGGGGTCGCCGTGCAGCGCTTCGTGGAGGAGCTGCGCCTGGGCTAG